A stretch of the Streptomyces ortus genome encodes the following:
- the hemG gene encoding protoporphyrinogen oxidase produces the protein MHADTPTGPGHVVVIGGGIAGLAAAHRLLDGGAHVTVLEASDRLGGKLLPGSIAGARVDLGAESMLARRPEAVALARRVGLADRLRPPNTAGASIWTRGALRPMPKGHVMGVPADAAALSGVLSDEGLRRIERDRELPRTEVGDDVAVGAFVAERLGREVVDRLVEPLLGGVYAGDAYRISMRSAVPQLFEAARAHASLTEAVREIQAKAARGLRPDQPAGPVFMGIEGGVGRLPLAVAEWVRARGGEIVTGAPVTELRRVTGDAAGAARREGWRVVTADRTLVADAVVVAVPAGAAAALLAAEAPAAAAEVAAVEYASMALITLAYRRDGTALPEGSGFLVPPVDGRTIKASTFASQKWGWIAEENPDTVVLRTSVGRYGETEILGREDADLVEVSRHDLREATGLTAEPLETRVTRWDDGLPQYPVGHHARVARIREHVAKLPGLAVCGAAYDGVGIPACVASANAAVDRLRGDDRLTDALTADPVQSLHGGAGE, from the coding sequence ATGCACGCAGACACACCTACGGGCCCGGGGCACGTCGTCGTCATCGGGGGCGGCATCGCCGGTCTGGCCGCCGCGCACCGGCTGCTGGACGGCGGCGCGCACGTGACCGTCCTGGAGGCCTCCGACCGGCTCGGCGGCAAGCTGCTGCCGGGCTCGATCGCGGGCGCCCGGGTCGACCTCGGCGCCGAGTCGATGCTCGCGCGACGGCCCGAGGCGGTCGCGCTGGCCCGCCGGGTCGGTCTCGCCGACCGGCTCCGGCCGCCGAACACGGCGGGCGCCTCGATCTGGACGCGCGGGGCCCTGCGGCCCATGCCCAAGGGACACGTCATGGGGGTCCCCGCCGACGCGGCGGCCCTCTCCGGGGTGCTCTCCGACGAAGGACTGCGCCGCATCGAGCGCGACCGCGAACTGCCGCGCACGGAGGTCGGCGACGACGTGGCGGTGGGCGCCTTCGTCGCCGAGCGCCTCGGCCGCGAGGTCGTCGACCGGCTCGTCGAGCCCCTGCTCGGCGGGGTCTACGCGGGCGACGCGTACCGCATTTCGATGCGTTCGGCCGTCCCGCAGCTCTTCGAGGCCGCCCGTGCGCACGCCTCGCTGACGGAGGCGGTCCGCGAGATCCAGGCGAAGGCCGCGCGCGGCCTCAGGCCGGACCAGCCGGCCGGCCCGGTCTTCATGGGCATCGAGGGCGGCGTCGGCCGACTGCCGCTCGCGGTCGCCGAGTGGGTACGCGCCCGGGGCGGGGAGATCGTCACGGGAGCGCCGGTCACGGAGCTGCGACGGGTCACGGGCGACGCGGCCGGCGCGGCACGGCGGGAGGGCTGGCGGGTCGTCACGGCCGACCGGACCCTGGTGGCCGACGCCGTCGTCGTGGCGGTCCCCGCGGGCGCCGCCGCCGCACTGCTCGCCGCCGAGGCCCCCGCCGCGGCGGCCGAGGTCGCGGCCGTCGAGTACGCCTCCATGGCGCTGATCACCCTCGCCTACCGCCGGGACGGGACCGCCCTCCCCGAAGGCAGCGGTTTCCTGGTCCCGCCCGTCGACGGGCGGACCATCAAGGCGTCGACGTTCGCGTCCCAGAAGTGGGGCTGGATCGCCGAGGAGAACCCGGACACGGTGGTCCTGCGCACCTCCGTGGGCCGCTACGGGGAGACGGAGATCCTCGGCCGCGAGGACGCCGACCTCGTCGAGGTGTCCCGGCACGACCTGCGCGAGGCCACCGGCCTCACCGCGGAGCCCTTGGAGACCCGGGTGACCCGCTGGGACGACGGCCTGCCCCAGTACCCGGTCGGGCACCACGCGCGCGTGGCCCGCATCCGCGAACACGTCGCGAAGCTGCCGGGCCTCGCCGTGTGCGGAGCGGCGTACGACGGGGTGGGCATCCCGGCCTGCGTCGCGAGCGCGAACGCCGCCGTGGACCGGCTGCGGGGCGACGACCGGCTGACGGACGCGCTGACCGCCGACCCGGTGCAGAGCCTGCACGGCGGAGCGGGAGAATAG
- the hemQ gene encoding hydrogen peroxide-dependent heme synthase, which produces MSDDAPTTGPARTPNAGKKAKDLNEVIRYTLWSVFKLRDVLPEDRAGYADEVQELFDQLAAKDVTVRGTYDVSGLRADADVMIWWHAETADQLQEAYNLFRRTKLGRALEPVWSNMALHRPAEFNRSHVPAFLADETPRDYISVYPFVRSYDWYLLPDEDRRRMLADHGKMARGYPDVRANTVASFSLGDYEWILAFEADELYRIVDLMRHLRASEARMHVREEVPFYTGRRKSVTELVAALA; this is translated from the coding sequence ATGAGTGACGACGCCCCCACCACCGGCCCGGCCAGGACCCCGAACGCCGGCAAGAAGGCCAAGGACCTCAACGAGGTCATCCGCTACACCCTGTGGTCCGTGTTCAAACTGCGCGACGTGCTCCCCGAAGACCGTGCCGGTTACGCGGACGAGGTCCAGGAGCTGTTCGACCAGCTCGCAGCCAAGGACGTCACGGTCCGCGGCACGTACGACGTGTCCGGGCTGCGCGCCGACGCCGACGTCATGATCTGGTGGCACGCCGAGACCGCCGACCAGCTGCAGGAGGCGTACAACCTCTTCCGGCGTACGAAGCTGGGGCGCGCGCTGGAGCCGGTCTGGTCGAACATGGCGCTGCACCGGCCGGCGGAGTTCAACCGCTCGCACGTGCCGGCGTTCCTCGCAGACGAGACGCCGCGCGACTACATCAGCGTGTATCCGTTCGTGCGCTCCTACGACTGGTACCTGCTGCCGGACGAGGACCGCCGCCGGATGCTCGCGGACCACGGGAAGATGGCGCGCGGCTACCCGGACGTGCGGGCCAACACGGTCGCGTCGTTCTCGCTGGGCGACTACGAGTGGATCCTCGCGTTCGAGGCGGACGAGCTGTACCGCATCGTGGACCTGATGCGCCACCTCCGCGCGTCGGAGGCCCGCATGCACGTCCGCGAGGAGGTCCCGTTCTACACGGGCCGCCGAAAGTCGGTAACGGAACTGGTAGCGGCCCTGGCCTGA
- a CDS encoding alpha/beta hydrolase, protein MRAAVLRGTAGSLLLTAVLAVAPAGSARASSGWAERHGTAVAAERAAVEGIRFGRCSEDEEGPATLRCGTVRVPLDYAHPDGEQIELTVSRVRATGKDAAHRERSVPRQGALVYNPGGPGASGMYFPLIGMVPEWKRIASAYDLVGYAPRGVARSAPLSCQDPKRLLRGPTPSPTNPSPAYKEERVARAKAYARGCVERSGRAIRHFTSVNNARDLDVLRAALGERRLTFMGASYGTYFGALYAELFPSHVRRMVLDSAVNPDPAKVWYGNNLDQSAAFEGRWADFRAWTARHDTVYGLGHTAREVQRSYERAEARLAAEPAGGVVGPGQLQGAFLQAGYYDDYWPHRARALSAYLKGDPKQLIRQAGPHEDAVKEAENSKAVYTAIECNDAPWPRAWHTWDRDNTRLARVAPFETWSNVWTNLPCAYWPLPRQRPLDVRTFPGELAPTLVLAAERDAAAPYAGAVEMHRRLAGSSLVTESGAGSHGIGGGPNACVNAHLEAYLLEGRVPGARATCGPHAPPEPR, encoded by the coding sequence ATGCGAGCTGCCGTCCTCCGGGGAACGGCCGGGTCCCTGCTCCTGACCGCCGTCCTCGCCGTCGCACCGGCGGGAAGCGCCCGGGCCTCGTCCGGCTGGGCCGAGCGGCACGGCACGGCGGTCGCCGCCGAACGCGCCGCCGTCGAAGGCATCCGCTTCGGGAGGTGTTCCGAGGACGAGGAGGGGCCGGCCACCCTGCGGTGCGGCACGGTGCGGGTCCCGCTCGACTACGCGCACCCCGACGGCGAGCAGATCGAGCTGACCGTCAGCCGGGTGCGGGCGACCGGCAAGGACGCCGCACACCGCGAACGCTCCGTCCCCCGGCAGGGCGCGCTCGTCTACAACCCTGGCGGCCCCGGCGCGTCCGGCATGTACTTCCCGCTGATCGGCATGGTCCCGGAGTGGAAGCGCATCGCGTCGGCGTACGACCTCGTCGGGTACGCCCCGCGCGGGGTGGCCCGCTCGGCCCCGCTGTCCTGCCAGGACCCGAAGCGGCTCCTGAGGGGGCCCACGCCGTCGCCGACGAACCCCTCGCCGGCGTACAAGGAGGAGCGCGTCGCCCGGGCGAAGGCATACGCGCGGGGCTGTGTCGAGCGGTCGGGCCGCGCGATCAGGCACTTCACCTCAGTCAACAACGCCCGCGACCTGGACGTCCTGCGCGCGGCCCTGGGCGAGCGGAGGCTGACCTTCATGGGGGCGTCCTACGGCACCTACTTCGGGGCCCTGTACGCGGAGCTGTTCCCCTCGCACGTACGCCGGATGGTCCTCGACTCGGCCGTGAACCCGGACCCGGCGAAGGTCTGGTACGGCAACAACCTCGACCAGTCGGCCGCCTTCGAGGGCCGCTGGGCCGACTTCCGCGCCTGGACCGCCCGGCACGACACGGTGTACGGGCTGGGCCACACGGCACGGGAGGTGCAGCGCAGTTACGAGCGGGCGGAGGCGCGGCTCGCGGCGGAACCGGCGGGCGGTGTGGTCGGACCGGGGCAGCTGCAGGGCGCGTTCCTGCAGGCCGGGTACTACGACGACTACTGGCCGCACCGCGCGCGGGCGCTCTCCGCGTATCTGAAGGGCGATCCGAAACAGCTGATCCGGCAGGCGGGGCCGCACGAGGACGCGGTGAAGGAGGCGGAGAACAGCAAGGCCGTCTACACCGCGATCGAGTGCAACGACGCGCCCTGGCCGCGGGCCTGGCACACCTGGGACCGCGACAACACGCGTCTCGCGCGCGTGGCGCCCTTCGAGACGTGGTCCAACGTCTGGACGAACCTGCCGTGCGCCTACTGGCCGCTGCCGCGCCAACGGCCGCTCGACGTCCGTACGTTCCCGGGTGAACTGGCACCCACGCTCGTCCTCGCGGCGGAACGGGACGCGGCGGCGCCGTACGCGGGGGCGGTGGAGATGCACCGGCGTCTGGCGGGGTCCTCCCTGGTCACGGAGTCGGGGGCCGGGTCGCACGGGATCGGGGGCGGGCCGAACGCGTGCGTGAACGCCCACTTGGAGGCGTACCTGTTGGAGGGGCGGGTTCCGGGGGCCCGGGCGACCTGCGGTCCGCACGCGCCCCCGGAGCCCCGCTAG
- a CDS encoding TIGR04222 domain-containing membrane protein, whose protein sequence is MFWVLLLLLAWAVAGTACTRLCLASVRAAAADDTHTLDGRGLTLYEAAFLSGGPARVADLTLVSMARQRRLLLAHTGWATVVDPCGRDEMECSVLGAIGPDGQSRIAPVRRSAAAAESVRVLADRLIAAGLAVPDGARTTVAGAVRQVRSATVAVLVLAAVALLMPAQAQQERALVAVWFTLPLILTMSCLAIARIEVHPYTRWASPAGQHLLSSLAHRADAGCDDRTYLTTVAVRGIRAVGEPNLRAAFGHREPHL, encoded by the coding sequence ATGTTCTGGGTCCTCCTCCTTCTCCTCGCCTGGGCCGTGGCGGGCACGGCCTGTACGCGCCTGTGCCTGGCCTCGGTCCGTGCCGCCGCCGCGGACGACACGCACACGCTCGACGGGCGCGGTCTGACTCTCTACGAGGCCGCGTTCCTGTCGGGCGGCCCCGCCAGGGTCGCCGATCTGACGCTCGTGTCGATGGCCCGCCAGCGCCGGCTGCTGCTCGCCCACACCGGCTGGGCGACCGTCGTGGACCCGTGCGGCCGGGACGAGATGGAGTGTTCCGTCCTGGGCGCGATCGGCCCCGACGGACAGTCCCGGATAGCGCCGGTCCGCAGGAGCGCCGCCGCCGCGGAGTCCGTACGTGTGCTCGCGGACCGGCTGATCGCGGCCGGCCTCGCCGTGCCGGACGGGGCGCGCACCACCGTCGCGGGCGCCGTGCGCCAGGTGCGGTCGGCCACGGTGGCCGTCCTGGTGCTGGCCGCCGTGGCCCTGCTGATGCCCGCGCAGGCCCAGCAGGAGCGGGCGCTGGTGGCCGTCTGGTTCACGCTGCCCCTCATCCTCACCATGAGCTGTCTGGCCATCGCGCGGATCGAGGTGCACCCCTACACCCGCTGGGCGTCCCCGGCCGGCCAGCACCTGCTCAGTTCCCTGGCCCACCGGGCGGACGCCGGCTGCGACGACCGTACGTACCTCACCACCGTGGCCGTGCGCGGCATCCGGGCGGTCGGCGAACCCAACCTGCGGGCGGCTTTCGGACACCGCGAGCCGCATCTCTAG
- a CDS encoding DUF4142 domain-containing protein, whose product MRSINGRGPFTGTGLIIAGLTTTLVALFFPLWSYADRSGTGVDTLNAESVSTSFGPLSAQDRDFVTKVRLAGLWELPAGQQAEDRGTTKAVRTAGEHLVEGHTFLDARVRDVAARLGLELPNQPSEQQRAWLATLSAARGEEYDRQFANILRAAHGKVFGLVAQIRANTRNSLVRDLANDANTTVLDHITVLEATGLVDFDALARDAASASAPPLTHSPAPPGPKASPRPPVPATPTPTYSLPPAATAPPAEDGPGAEGRDGAEGRDGPGDSDNKSKQPKDRRRETSHLGDASSKL is encoded by the coding sequence ATGCGATCCATCAACGGCCGCGGACCGTTCACCGGCACCGGGCTCATCATCGCGGGTCTGACGACGACCCTCGTGGCACTGTTCTTCCCGCTCTGGTCGTACGCGGACCGGTCGGGCACGGGCGTGGACACCCTGAACGCCGAGAGCGTGTCGACGAGTTTCGGCCCCCTGTCCGCGCAGGACCGGGACTTCGTCACGAAGGTCCGGCTCGCGGGCCTGTGGGAACTGCCCGCCGGCCAGCAGGCCGAGGACCGCGGCACCACCAAGGCCGTACGGACGGCGGGCGAGCACCTCGTCGAGGGCCATACGTTCCTGGACGCGCGCGTACGCGACGTGGCCGCGCGGCTCGGCCTCGAACTGCCCAACCAGCCCAGCGAACAGCAGCGCGCCTGGCTCGCCACGCTGAGCGCGGCGCGGGGCGAGGAGTACGACCGGCAGTTCGCGAACATCCTCCGCGCCGCGCACGGCAAGGTGTTCGGCCTGGTCGCCCAGATCCGCGCGAACACGCGCAACTCACTCGTCCGGGACCTCGCCAACGACGCGAACACCACGGTGCTGGACCACATCACGGTCCTGGAGGCGACCGGTCTGGTCGACTTCGACGCCCTGGCCCGTGACGCGGCCTCCGCGAGCGCGCCCCCGCTCACCCACTCCCCCGCACCCCCCGGCCCGAAGGCCTCTCCCCGTCCCCCCGTCCCCGCCACACCCACCCCGACCTACTCCCTGCCCCCGGCCGCGACCGCCCCGCCGGCCGAGGACGGGCCCGGCGCGGAGGGCAGGGACGGGGCGGAGGGCAGGGACGGGCCGGGAGACAGCGACAACAAGTCCAAGCAACCGAAGGACCGCCGACGCGAAACGTCACACCTTGGTGATGCTTCGTCCAAATTGTGA
- a CDS encoding DUF692 domain-containing protein, which translates to MRNLGTGIGWRPEIAEAVERMPGIDWVEAVAENICPGHLPASLVRLRERGVTVVPHGVSLGLGGADRPAEGKLADLAARAEALGSPLVTEHIAFVRAGGALTASPLLEAGHLLPVPRTRDALDVLCENVRIAQDALPVPLAVENIAALICWPGEEMTEGQFLYDLVDRTGVRLLIDVANLHTNHVNRGEDPARALDELPVEAIAYVHVAGGFERDGVWHDSHAHPVPPAVLDVLAELASRVRPPGVLLERDENFPEPAELERELIAIRETVEKGAAPEAATAREAAADAPPTGSGSAVAASTGPARQRLALAQAALLSALVAGTPVPEGFDRTRLAVQARALAGKRADVVAKVAPELPEILARSYRKAFLAYAQGHPMTAGYRRDALDFAEHLLFEGGLRDTVERRALSDWWLERSGPAPLSRRPAARLARATRRVLLRR; encoded by the coding sequence ATGAGGAACCTGGGTACGGGAATCGGGTGGCGGCCGGAGATCGCCGAGGCCGTGGAGCGCATGCCCGGCATCGACTGGGTCGAGGCCGTCGCCGAGAACATCTGTCCCGGCCATCTCCCCGCATCCCTGGTGCGGTTGCGGGAGCGCGGGGTGACCGTGGTCCCGCACGGGGTGTCGCTCGGGCTCGGCGGCGCCGACCGCCCCGCCGAGGGGAAACTCGCCGACCTGGCGGCCCGCGCCGAGGCCCTCGGCTCCCCGCTGGTCACCGAGCACATCGCGTTCGTCCGGGCGGGCGGGGCGCTGACCGCCTCGCCGCTGCTGGAGGCCGGGCACCTGCTGCCCGTCCCCCGCACCCGGGACGCCCTCGACGTCCTGTGCGAGAACGTCCGGATCGCCCAGGACGCGCTGCCCGTGCCGCTCGCGGTGGAGAACATCGCGGCACTGATCTGCTGGCCGGGCGAGGAGATGACCGAGGGGCAGTTCCTGTACGACCTGGTCGACCGCACCGGCGTACGGCTGCTCATCGACGTGGCCAATCTCCACACCAACCACGTCAACCGCGGCGAGGACCCGGCCCGGGCGCTCGACGAACTGCCCGTCGAGGCCATCGCGTACGTGCATGTCGCCGGCGGCTTCGAGCGGGACGGCGTCTGGCACGACAGCCACGCGCACCCCGTGCCCCCGGCGGTCCTGGACGTGCTCGCCGAACTGGCCTCCCGGGTCCGCCCGCCTGGCGTGCTCCTGGAGCGCGACGAGAACTTCCCCGAACCGGCCGAGCTGGAACGCGAACTGATCGCGATCCGCGAAACGGTCGAGAAGGGCGCCGCGCCCGAAGCGGCGACGGCACGTGAGGCCGCGGCCGACGCGCCGCCGACCGGCAGCGGTTCGGCCGTCGCCGCTTCCACCGGCCCCGCCCGGCAGCGGCTCGCGCTCGCGCAGGCCGCGCTGCTGTCCGCGCTCGTCGCCGGGACGCCCGTGCCCGAGGGCTTCGACCGGACCCGGCTGGCCGTGCAGGCGCGGGCGCTGGCGGGCAAGCGGGCCGATGTCGTGGCCAAGGTCGCTCCGGAGCTGCCGGAAATCCTGGCGCGGTCCTACCGGAAGGCGTTCCTGGCGTACGCGCAGGGCCACCCGATGACGGCCGGCTACCGGCGGGACGCGCTGGACTTCGCCGAGCACCTGCTGTTCGAGGGAGGTCTGCGGGACACGGTCGAGCGGCGCGCGCTGAGCGACTGGTGGCTGGAGCGTTCGGGCCCGGCGCCGTTGTCGCGGCGCCCGGCGGCCCGGCTGGCCCGCGCCACGCGCCGGGTCCTGCTGAGGCGTTGA
- a CDS encoding DUF4142 domain-containing protein: MRRINGTALVIVALVGTLGALAFPVWSYADRAGTGPANLAAGTVQTKWGPLTATDRDLIVRVRLAGLWELPAGQQALERSPSPAMKEAADHLIVGHTDLDKRVRGVARDLGVELPNQPNEQQQGWLQQMTNASDADYPKVWANLLRSAHGKIFPAIGAVRNQTRNTLVRQLASDANQTVLDHITVLEKTGAVDFEAIANDSVAGTTASPSGPAAPVPGVVPSSAPPAAATGDVSTTSRPSPGAPGTVNTNRPDPEDPDATPTSQ, encoded by the coding sequence GTGCGGCGTATCAACGGTACGGCCCTCGTCATCGTGGCACTCGTCGGAACGCTCGGCGCGCTCGCCTTTCCCGTGTGGTCGTACGCCGACCGCGCCGGGACGGGACCGGCGAACCTCGCCGCCGGGACCGTACAGACGAAGTGGGGGCCCCTGACCGCCACCGACCGTGACCTCATCGTCCGGGTGCGGCTGGCGGGTCTGTGGGAACTGCCGGCCGGGCAGCAGGCCCTCGAACGCAGCCCCAGTCCCGCGATGAAGGAGGCCGCCGACCACCTGATCGTCGGCCACACCGACCTCGACAAGCGGGTGCGGGGGGTCGCGCGGGATCTCGGCGTCGAGCTGCCGAACCAGCCGAACGAGCAGCAGCAGGGCTGGCTGCAGCAGATGACCAACGCGAGCGACGCGGACTACCCCAAGGTGTGGGCGAACCTCCTGCGCTCCGCACACGGCAAGATCTTCCCGGCGATCGGAGCGGTACGGAACCAGACGCGCAACACGCTGGTGCGGCAGCTCGCCTCGGATGCCAACCAGACCGTGCTCGACCACATCACGGTGCTGGAGAAGACCGGCGCCGTCGACTTCGAGGCGATCGCCAACGACTCGGTCGCCGGAACGACGGCCAGCCCGTCCGGTCCGGCGGCACCGGTCCCCGGAGTGGTCCCCAGCTCGGCGCCGCCCGCCGCGGCCACCGGTGACGTCAGCACCACGTCACGGCCCTCCCCCGGGGCGCCGGGCACGGTCAACACGAACCGCCCCGACCCCGAGGACCCGGACGCCACCCCCACCTCGCAGTGA
- a CDS encoding peptidyl-tRNA hydrolase has translation MSSDATPFQPDRTARDEAPQFVLPLVARIERTDPPARTDALETAARAVLVLLSDERALGEGEWARAVHDWQDARIRKVVRRARGAEWRRAEALPGITVTGKSAEVRVFPPVPLDGWPKDLARLQVSGTDLDDPEPPADPDAATPVLWLSPDLDMSAGKAMAQAGHGAQLAWWELSGEDRAAWREAGFPLAVRTADAEHWERLVTSGLPLVRDAGFTEIAPGSCTVVADHPALRLDRR, from the coding sequence GTGAGCAGCGACGCAACCCCCTTCCAGCCCGACCGCACCGCCCGCGACGAGGCCCCGCAGTTCGTACTGCCCCTGGTCGCCCGTATCGAGCGGACCGATCCCCCCGCCCGCACGGACGCGCTGGAGACCGCCGCCCGCGCCGTCCTGGTCCTCCTCAGCGACGAGCGCGCTCTCGGCGAGGGCGAGTGGGCGCGGGCCGTCCACGACTGGCAGGACGCCCGCATCCGCAAGGTCGTCCGCCGGGCCCGCGGCGCCGAGTGGCGCCGGGCGGAGGCACTGCCCGGCATCACCGTCACCGGCAAGTCCGCCGAGGTCCGCGTCTTCCCGCCGGTCCCGCTCGACGGCTGGCCCAAGGACCTGGCCCGCCTCCAGGTCTCCGGCACGGACCTCGACGACCCGGAGCCGCCCGCCGACCCCGACGCGGCCACGCCCGTGCTGTGGCTGAGCCCGGACCTGGACATGTCGGCGGGCAAGGCGATGGCCCAGGCCGGCCACGGCGCCCAACTGGCCTGGTGGGAGCTGTCCGGCGAGGACCGCGCGGCCTGGCGCGAGGCCGGCTTCCCGCTCGCCGTCCGCACGGCCGACGCCGAGCACTGGGAGCGCCTCGTCACGAGCGGCCTGCCGCTGGTGCGCGACGCCGGCTTCACGGAGATCGCCCCGGGTTCGTGCACGGTGGTCGCCGACCACCCGGCACTGCGCCTGGACCGGCGGTAG
- a CDS encoding aldo/keto reductase, with protein sequence MQTRTIGDVRVGAIGLGGMPMSIEGRPDEARSVAAVHAALDEGVTLFDTADAYHRDADEVGHNESLIARAVASYGGDTSDVLIATKGGHLRPGDGSWTLNGSPEYLKKACDASLERLGVEAIGLYQFHRPDPKVPYAASVGAIRDLLDAGKIRFAGVSNADPGQIRQANEILGGRLVSVQNQFSPAFRSSEPELELCAELGIAFLPWSPLGGISKAGELGSRYAVFAEVASAHGVSPQQVCLAWILAKAPVTIPIPGSSRPETIRDSAAAASLSLSPEELSRLDAA encoded by the coding sequence ATGCAGACACGCACCATCGGTGACGTCAGGGTCGGAGCGATCGGTCTGGGCGGGATGCCGATGTCCATCGAGGGGCGCCCGGACGAAGCGCGTTCGGTCGCGGCCGTGCACGCGGCGCTGGACGAGGGTGTCACGCTCTTCGACACCGCGGACGCCTATCACCGGGACGCCGACGAGGTAGGGCACAACGAGTCGCTGATCGCCCGCGCGGTGGCGTCGTACGGCGGTGACACCTCGGACGTGCTGATCGCGACGAAGGGCGGGCATCTGCGGCCGGGCGACGGCTCATGGACGCTGAACGGCTCGCCGGAGTACCTGAAGAAGGCGTGCGACGCGTCACTGGAACGGCTCGGCGTCGAGGCCATCGGGCTGTACCAGTTCCACCGGCCGGACCCGAAGGTCCCCTACGCGGCGTCGGTCGGCGCGATCCGCGATCTGCTGGACGCGGGGAAGATCCGTTTCGCGGGGGTCTCCAACGCGGACCCCGGCCAGATCCGGCAGGCGAACGAGATCCTCGGCGGGCGGCTGGTGAGCGTGCAGAACCAGTTCTCGCCCGCCTTCCGCTCCAGCGAGCCGGAGTTGGAGCTGTGCGCGGAACTGGGCATCGCGTTCCTGCCGTGGAGTCCGCTGGGCGGTATCTCCAAGGCGGGTGAACTGGGTTCGCGGTACGCCGTGTTCGCGGAGGTGGCGAGCGCGCACGGGGTGAGTCCGCAGCAGGTCTGCCTGGCGTGGATCCTCGCGAAGGCGCCGGTGACGATTCCGATCCCGGGCTCCTCCCGTCCGGAGACGATCCGCGACTCGGCCGCGGCGGCGAGCCTGTCGCTGTCCCCGGAGGAACTGTCCCGCCTGGACGCGGCGTAA
- a CDS encoding polysaccharide deacetylase family protein yields the protein MNTFPFLKRATAAGLLTAVGALALAACGAPEAPRAATVPAPAVGTPSRPPTLAPGPSGLTPVFMRAAGARDRTVALTFDADMTADQGPRAAAGERFDNPRLIGTLRRLKVPATVFMTGRWAEEYPRQARAIGRDPLFEVANHSYSHHAFTEDCYGLPTVPASGMRADVERAFGAFRRAGIEHPMPYFRFPGGCYDRRALKALNGTGVTAVQWDVVSGDAFATDAGAVARQVLDGVRPGSVVVMHCTRSAAPATEEALRTIVPELRKRGYRFVRVSELL from the coding sequence GTGAACACCTTCCCGTTCCTGAAGAGGGCGACCGCCGCCGGCCTGCTGACGGCGGTGGGCGCGCTCGCCCTCGCGGCGTGCGGCGCTCCCGAGGCCCCCCGCGCCGCCACGGTCCCCGCGCCCGCGGTCGGTACGCCATCCCGGCCACCGACGCTCGCCCCCGGCCCGAGCGGACTGACCCCCGTCTTCATGAGGGCGGCCGGGGCGCGCGACAGGACGGTCGCCCTGACCTTCGACGCCGACATGACGGCCGACCAGGGGCCGCGGGCCGCCGCCGGGGAACGTTTCGACAACCCGCGGCTGATCGGGACTCTGCGGCGGCTGAAGGTGCCGGCGACCGTGTTCATGACGGGGCGCTGGGCCGAGGAGTACCCCCGGCAGGCGCGGGCCATCGGGCGCGACCCGCTCTTCGAGGTCGCCAACCACTCCTACAGCCATCACGCCTTCACCGAGGACTGCTACGGGCTGCCGACCGTGCCCGCCTCGGGGATGCGTGCGGACGTGGAGAGGGCGTTCGGCGCGTTCCGCAGGGCGGGGATCGAGCATCCGATGCCGTACTTCCGCTTCCCGGGCGGTTGTTACGACCGGCGGGCGCTGAAGGCGCTGAACGGCACCGGTGTGACGGCCGTGCAGTGGGACGTGGTGAGCGGGGACGCGTTCGCGACGGACGCGGGGGCGGTGGCGCGGCAGGTGCTGGACGGCGTACGGCCCGGTTCCGTGGTCGTCATGCACTGCACGCGCAGCGCGGCCCCGGCGACGGAGGAGGCCCTGCGGACGATCGTTCCCGAACTGCGGAAGCGCGGCTACCGGTTCGTCCGGGTCTCCGAGCTCCTCTGA